The genomic stretch AAGAAGACAAACTCTATGTTCCTCCCCAGGAGATCATAGGGGCCAGTGTGGTTGATCTTCTGCCTCAGGGCCTGGCCCAATTGACCTTGGAGAAAATCTCCCGGGTTCTCTCCTCTGGTCGAATGGAGGTCTTTGAATACCAGCTTCCCAGTCGATTAGGAGGCCTCTTTATTTACGAGGCCCGATTGACCCCCTGTGGCCCGGAAGAGGTCCTGGGAATCGTCCGTGACATTACAGAACAGAAGAGAATGGAGGAGGAGATTATCAGGGCCCAGAAGCTGGAATCGCTGGCTGTGCTGGCCGGAGGCATCGCCCACGACTTCAACAATATCCTTACGGCCCTTTTGGGCAATCTTTCTCTGGCTCGGATTTTCTCTCAAGACAACGAGAAGGTTCAGAGGATCCTCGAAAAGGTTGAGCGCTCCTGTCTAAGGGCCAAATCCCTTACCCAGCAACTTCTCACCTTCTCCAAGGGTGGAGATCCGGTTAAGGAAGTGGTGGATCTCAAAGAGCTTATTCGGGAGGTGGCCGAGTTCGTTCTGGCCGGTTCCAATGTTGGCTATCAGTTAGATTTGGCTGAGGATCTTCTTCCGGTAGAAGTGGATCGTGATCAGATCGGCCAGGTGTTAAATAATCTCCTTCTTAATGCCGACCAGGCTATGCCCGAAGGGGGACTTATTCGAGTAAAGGCCCGCAATGTGGAGATAGATGCTGACTCCAGGCTTCCCCTTTCTCCCGGACGCTATGTGGAGATATCGGTAAGGGATCAGGGGGTTGGCATTCCTAAGAAATATTTGGACAAGATATTTGATCCCTTCTTCACCACCAAAAAGAAGGGAAGTGGCCTGGGATTGGCCACTGCCTACTCTATTGTCCGGAAGCATCAGGGCCACATTATGGTTCGCTCCCGTCCCGGGCAGGGAAGCTGTTTTTATGTCTATCTGCCGGCTACTGAAGCCACCCTGGTCCCGGGAAGGGAGGAACCATTACTTTATCGCGGCCAGGGGCTTGTTCTCATCATGGACGATGAAGATATGGTTCGGGAAAGTCTGCGGGAGATGCTTTTTCTTTTGGGCTATGAAGTTGAAGAAGCCAGTGACGGCCGGCAGGCCCTTGAGGTCTATCAGGCCGCCTTGGCTGCCGGTCGCCCCCATGATCTGCTGATTATGGATCTTACGGTCCCTGGGGGTATGGGGGGAAAGGAGGCGGTTCGGGAGATCCTAAAAATAAACCCTCGGGCCAAGGTTATCGTCTCCAGCGGCTACTCTACCGATCCGGTTCTGGCCAATTACCAACGTTATGGTTTCTGTGGCATGATTGCCAAACCATACAAGTTGGATGAATTAAGCCAGATCATCGCCCAGGTCTTAAACAACCCCTGCAAGCCTCACCTCAATAAAGGGGAGGGCTGTGGACGATAAAAAGACGTAAGCTCCCGGCCCCGGTGTTCTTGACCGCGTGCTCTTCCCCGGGAGGAACGAGGATGTAGTCTCCCGGCCCTATAGATTGCCAGGTGCCGTTGACATAGGCCACTCCCTCTCCCTCCAGCACATAGATAGAATCGGCCTGGGTTTCATGGGTGTGAATCGGAATTTCTACCTCCGGTGAAATATCCAAAATGGAGACACTCATCGCGGGGCTTTTCTGAGCATCGATGAGCAGGGCTAATTTGACCCCGGCGAACTTGGGATGGTCCTGAAAACGGATCTCCTCAGCAGTAAAGAAGTAGGCCATGTTTACCTCCTGGCTTCTTTAAGCTGGCCTTTTATCTTTAGCACATGGACCTGATAGCTGCCAATCTGTCTTCCTAGTTCATCGAGATAAGGGGTCTCGCAGAGGGCCAGGAGGTTTCCGTCGGGAGAGAGGGCCAGATGGAAAAAGACCGGTCCTCTGGTGGGATAGTAGCCAATAAGCTTCTCTAAACCACCGCCAGGTCTGGTGGTTTTAAAGACGAAAACCCCGTACTGGTGGCTGGCCTCTCGGCCTCTGGCCGAAGCCCCGGCCGCCGTGGCCAGAACCTTTCCCCGCGCGTCGCTGGCCAGGCCCTGGAACCGAAAAGGGGCGGAAAAACGCCAGAGAATGTGGCCGCGGGGGTTTACCGCCCAGATGGTATTGGCGTTGGGATGGGGGCCAGCCGGTCGGTTGCCAGAGACATTCAGCCCATAGGGAATGCTTGAGGTGTCGGTCTGGAAGTAAATCTCTCGTCGGGGAGAGATAAGACTGTAACTGGACATGGCTGACACCGGAAGCCCTCCTACCATGATCGGGGTCCCTAAGGCCAAGATCTTAGAGGGTTTTATCTTTTTTAAGTCGATGATAAAACCGCGACCGTCTGAGGTGGCTACTACGGCAAATTCCCCCTGAGGATCAACGGCCACTGATTCCCAGACTGAAACCCGATCATAGTAGGGACGAAGGGGCGGAATCCGATAACGCCCCACCTCTTTCCCCCTTTGGCCATCAAGGACATAGATGGTCCCCGGTGTGTAAGGATACTCAGGAGGTAGCTGATCAGAAGGCAGGGTGGAAACCACGGCGACTCTCAGGCCCTTTTTATCGGAGTCGGCGTAGATAAGGGAAAGCTCAGCCGGCCCTTCCCGGGGCCAGGCCCAGCGTAGGCGCCCGCTGGGGCTAAGGCGATAGACCCTCGAAAGACGTCGCCAGTAGCCTCTTTTTTTGTCTGGCCAGGAGTGAATCCCCAGGACCAGGAGGTCACCGTCCTCAAGGACTTTTAGCCGATAGCATCCGGGCTGGCGGTAGATACCGTAGATGTCTCCTTTTTCTGGAGGGGTTCCTGGGAGAAGATCGTCTGCCAGGCGGAAGCGCCACCGGGGATGGCCGTCAGTGGCCGAGACGGCATATATGAAGCCATCGGGGCTCTGCTCCCCAAAGTAGATGGTCCTCCCGTCCTGAGAGAAGGCCACCCTTTTGACCATGGCCTCGGGGATCCTTTTTTGCCAAAGAATGCGTCCGTCTTTAGTGCTGGTAACAATGAGTCGGCCAAGGAAGGTTCCTACGGCCAGAAGACCTCCATCGGGGGAGAAGGCCAGAAAGGCATCCGGGAGGTGTCCGGCCCGGACATAGAAAGAGACGTCCTCAAGGGGAATGCGGAAGAGAAGGGAGATCCCCGGAACCCTGGGGGAGAAGTTCTCTCCGGCTACGGCTCCGGAGAAGAGGACCTGGGAGAGCCAGATAGAGATCAGCAAGATTAAAACAAAAGGACCTTTTCTCAAAGGTAGAACCTCACCAGGGCATAAAAAGGTCTTAGAGAGGTAAGATAGAGAATTTCCTGCTGATAGAGCCAAAAAAGTATCTTCAGACCGGCCACTCCCCCGGCGAAGACTAAAAGCCCCACACTGGCGGCCACCTCTCCCGGCCTCCAGGTAAGGCGTCGGTAGCTATTTCGGGGAGCCAAAGGATCAAAGCCCCGCGTCAGCAGGGCCTCAGCCACCTCCCTTGAGCGCCTGACCGCCCCGGCCATCACGGGCAGAATTACCTGAAGCTCGGTGATCAGGGTTTTTTTAAGGCCTCGGGCCAGGGGGCGATAACCCTTAAGCCTCATTGCTGCCCGGACATTGGCCATCTCTTCTGAGACTACAGGTAAAAATCTTATGGCCATAACGGCCAGAAAGGAGAGACCATAAGGAATGCGGAGCCCCACCAGCCCCCAGAAGAGACGGTCGGGAGGAGTGGAGAGACACAGGGCCAGTCCGGCCATAAGGCCGCTTATGAATCTAAGTGACTGGATCAGTCCGTAAAACACTCCCTGCTTATAGATGTACAGCCCTCCGATATGTAAACCGGCGATCTCAACCGGCGGCATGAGGGTCAGGATAACCGTCCGGGGAAAACGCTGATAAAAGAGCCCCTGACTGAACATAAGCCCCCAGACGGTGAAAAAAATAAAGATTAGGGCCAATCTTATCCGGGGCCAGCTAGGGCGGGCCAGAAGAAAGGCTCCGGTGGCCACTGTGGCCAAAAGACCGAGGCTAAAGGGCTGATCCAAACTTATGGCCAGCAAAGAGACCGAAAGGGTGAAGAAGAGTTTTGTTCGAGGGTCGAGATCTTTAAGCATGATCCAACTGATTAGCCAGAAAAAATTTCTACCATTTCTTATGCCCTCTTACCAGCCTTAACCATTGACAAGAAGAAAAGGGAATGTTCCCTCTTTTCTTTACTTTAGAAGAGTTCTTAAAAAGGAGGAGGGAATGAAAACCAGAATAACCATTCGGGCCAAGGCTGAAGATGCCAAATTCATAGGCACCTCTATGGGGGGAGCCCTGGTGGTGCTCAAGGATGCCTTAAGTGGTGAGATCCTCAGTCGAGGAATGATAAAGGGGAGCACAGGAAATACACAACGCATTATGAAGACCCCTTGGGCAAGGGGAAATCGTCTCTCTGACGAAAAGACGGCGGCCTTTGTGGCGGAGCTTGATCTTGACGAACCCCGACTGGTGGAAATCGTTGTCCATGCCCCTTACGGTCAGCCACAGGCTTTAGCCCGGGCCAGCGTAACCACCTGGGTGGTGCCAGGTAAGGATATCCTTGGTGACGGTATTGTCATCGACTTCCCGGGACTAGTCGTCAGGGTCTGTGAGCCGCCGGCCCATACATTCCTTAAGGTTCCGGCCAGTTTGACCCTCAGGGTAAGTGTTACACCCATGTGCGGTTGTCCGGTAGATATGAAGACTTTTTGGCCCCCCGACGCCTATGAGGTGGCCACCTACCTTAAAAAAGATGGCCAGTTAAGGGAAATCCTCCCTCTTTCCTTCTGTCAGAAAACAAATTGTTTTGCCACGGACCTTACCCTGGAGGAGACCGGAGACTACGAGTTTATCGTTTACGCCTATGATCCTAAAACAGGGAATACCGGAGTGGATAAGACCACAGTGGTGGTTACCAAATAGAAAAACTTGACATGAGATTCCCTTCTGGTATCTGGCTTTAAAAAACTGTTTTCCCTTAAGGCCCGGGTGCCTCTTTTAAGGGGAGGTTAAACGGGAAGTCCGGTGCAAGTCCGGCGCTGGCCCGCAACCGTGACCGGGGACGAACGCCGCTAGGCCCGGAGGGGCAAGCCTTCGGGTGACAGGCCACTGGGGCCGGAAGGCCCCGGGAAGGCGCGGCAAGTAGGTTGATCCGGAAGCCGGGAGACCGGCCCGCGGCCTTTCTAAACGAAGGGAGCGGGCTTCGAGGCTTAAGGCCCTCTCCTGAACGGGGCTCCTGTCAGTCTCCTTTCAGGCCACGCCTCCTGCCCCTCCCAGGTGCTTACGGGAGAACCTAATGAAGCGGCGTTTAATTTACTACACCTCTTCGGGAACAGAGCTGGTCAG from Thermosulfuriphilus ammonigenes encodes the following:
- a CDS encoding PAS domain-containing hybrid sensor histidine kinase/response regulator, with translation MQALKSPGHSLLNLLPVHLGAINQEGKFVLWNPASESVFGYRAEEVLGRMTPFDFHADPEEAKLVLETTMEKGFFRGLVRLKRKDGSIFPAHLEVVRRNDQSGAYQGMVAVAVDLSPYLEGQRAVQESEEKYRIVFDNAPLGLFFFDREGNIKTCNDALVRIIGSSREEILKLNVFELPNPKVTAAAKRALSGERASYEGEYLSVTSGRLIFIRAEAVPVYSQGEVIGAVSLVEDITERKLTEERLRQSESRLRAIIEALPDMIFRLDKDGVFLDFHAKEEDKLYVPPQEIIGASVVDLLPQGLAQLTLEKISRVLSSGRMEVFEYQLPSRLGGLFIYEARLTPCGPEEVLGIVRDITEQKRMEEEIIRAQKLESLAVLAGGIAHDFNNILTALLGNLSLARIFSQDNEKVQRILEKVERSCLRAKSLTQQLLTFSKGGDPVKEVVDLKELIREVAEFVLAGSNVGYQLDLAEDLLPVEVDRDQIGQVLNNLLLNADQAMPEGGLIRVKARNVEIDADSRLPLSPGRYVEISVRDQGVGIPKKYLDKIFDPFFTTKKKGSGLGLATAYSIVRKHQGHIMVRSRPGQGSCFYVYLPATEATLVPGREEPLLYRGQGLVLIMDDEDMVRESLREMLFLLGYEVEEASDGRQALEVYQAALAAGRPHDLLIMDLTVPGGMGGKEAVREILKINPRAKVIVSSGYSTDPVLANYQRYGFCGMIAKPYKLDELSQIIAQVLNNPCKPHLNKGEGCGR
- a CDS encoding dimethylsulfonioproprionate lyase family protein, which codes for MAYFFTAEEIRFQDHPKFAGVKLALLIDAQKSPAMSVSILDISPEVEIPIHTHETQADSIYVLEGEGVAYVNGTWQSIGPGDYILVPPGEEHAVKNTGAGSLRLFIVHSPPLY
- a CDS encoding WD40 repeat domain-containing protein — encoded protein: MLISIWLSQVLFSGAVAGENFSPRVPGISLLFRIPLEDVSFYVRAGHLPDAFLAFSPDGGLLAVGTFLGRLIVTSTKDGRILWQKRIPEAMVKRVAFSQDGRTIYFGEQSPDGFIYAVSATDGHPRWRFRLADDLLPGTPPEKGDIYGIYRQPGCYRLKVLEDGDLLVLGIHSWPDKKRGYWRRLSRVYRLSPSGRLRWAWPREGPAELSLIYADSDKKGLRVAVVSTLPSDQLPPEYPYTPGTIYVLDGQRGKEVGRYRIPPLRPYYDRVSVWESVAVDPQGEFAVVATSDGRGFIIDLKKIKPSKILALGTPIMVGGLPVSAMSSYSLISPRREIYFQTDTSSIPYGLNVSGNRPAGPHPNANTIWAVNPRGHILWRFSAPFRFQGLASDARGKVLATAAGASARGREASHQYGVFVFKTTRPGGGLEKLIGYYPTRGPVFFHLALSPDGNLLALCETPYLDELGRQIGSYQVHVLKIKGQLKEARR
- a CDS encoding energy-coupling factor transporter transmembrane component T, translating into MLKDLDPRTKLFFTLSVSLLAISLDQPFSLGLLATVATGAFLLARPSWPRIRLALIFIFFTVWGLMFSQGLFYQRFPRTVILTLMPPVEIAGLHIGGLYIYKQGVFYGLIQSLRFISGLMAGLALCLSTPPDRLFWGLVGLRIPYGLSFLAVMAIRFLPVVSEEMANVRAAMRLKGYRPLARGLKKTLITELQVILPVMAGAVRRSREVAEALLTRGFDPLAPRNSYRRLTWRPGEVAASVGLLVFAGGVAGLKILFWLYQQEILYLTSLRPFYALVRFYL